Proteins from a single region of Neomonachus schauinslandi chromosome 10, ASM220157v2, whole genome shotgun sequence:
- the CPNE1 gene encoding copine-1 isoform X1, translating into MKMMHMAHCVTLVQLSISCDHLIDKDIGSKSDPLCVLLQDVGGGSWAELGRTERVRNCSSPEFSKTLQLEYHFETVQKLRFGIYDIDNKTPELGDDDFLGGAECSLGQIVSSHIITLPLMLKPGKPAGRGTITVSAQEMKDNRIVTMEVEARNLDKKDFLGKSDPFLEFFCQGDGKWHLAYRSEVIKNNLNPTWKRFSVPLQHFCGGDPSTPIQVRCSDYDSDGSHDLIGTFYTSLAQLQAVPAEFECIHPEKQQKKKSYKNSGTVCVKICQVETQYSFLDYVMGGCQINFTVGIDFTGSNGDPSSPDSLHYLSPTGVNEYLTALWSVGSVIQDYDSDKLFPAFGFGAQVPPDWQVSHEFALNFNPSNPYCPGIQGIVDAYRQALPQVRLYGPTNFAPIINHVARLATQAAHQRTASQYLVLLLLTDGAVTDVEATREAVVRASYLPMSVIIMGVGGADFEAMEQLDADDGPLRARSGEAAARDIVQFVPYRRFQNAPRETLAQTVLAEIPTQLVSYFKAQGWAPFKPLPPPAKSPAQAPQA; encoded by the exons CTTGGCCGAACTGAGCGAGTACGGAACTGCTCGAGCCCCGAGTTCTCCAAGACCCTGCAGCTTGAGTACCACTTTGAAACAGTCCAGAAGCTCCGATTTGGCATTTATGACATAGACAACAAGACACCTGAGCTGGGGGATGATGACTTCCTAGGAGGGGCTGAGTGTTCCCTAGGACAG ATTGTGTCCAGCCATATAATAACTCTACCCTTGATGCTGAAGCCTGGAAAACCTGCTGGGCGGGGGACCATCACG GTATCTGCTCAAGAGATGAAGGATAATCGTATAGTGACCATGGAGGTGGAGGCCAGAAACCTAGATAAGAAG GACTTCCTGGGGAAATCGGACCCGTTCTTGGAGTTCTTCTGTCAGGGTGATGGGAAATGGCACCTGGCATACAGATCTGAG GTAATCAAGAACAACTTGAACCCTACATGGAAGCGCTTCTCTGTTCCCCTTCAGCATTTCTGTGGGGGAGACCCCAGCACACCCATCCAG gtgcGATGCTCAGACTATGACAGTGATGGTTCACATGATCTCATTGGTACCTTCTACACCAGCTTGGCCCAGCTGCAAGCAGTTCCG GCTGAGTTTGAATGTATCCACCCTgagaaacagcagaaaaagaaaagctacaagAACTCTGGGACTGTTTGTGTCAAGATTTGCCAG GTAGAAACACAGTATTCATTCCTGGACTATGTGATGGGAGGCTGTCAAATCAACTTCACT GTAGGCATTGACTTCACGGGCTCCAATGGAGATCCTTCCTCCCCGGACTCCCTGCACTACCTGAGCCCAACAGGGGTCAACGAGTACCTGACAGCACTGTGGAGTGTGGGCAGTGTGATTCAGGACTATGACTC GGACAAGCTATTCCCAGCATTTGGATTTGGGGCCCAGGTACCCCCCGATTGGCAG GTCTCCCATGAATTTGCCTTGAACTTCAACCCCAGTAACCCCTACTGCCCAG GCATCCAGGGCATTGTGGATGCTTACCGCCAGGCCCTGCCCCAAGTTCGCCTCTATGGCCCCACCAACTTTGCACCCATCATCAACCATGTGGCCAGGTTGGCAACCCAGGCTGCACATCAGAGGACTGCCTCG CAATACTTGGTGCTGTTGCTGCTGACTGACGGCGCTGTGACAGATGTGGAGGCTACACGTGAGGCTGTGGTGCGTGCCTCCTACCTGCCCATGTCAGTGATCATCATGGGTGTGGGTGGTGCTGACTTCGAGGCCATGGAGCAGCTGGATGCTGATGATGGGCCCCTGCGTGCACGCTCCGGGGAGGCAGCTGCCCGTGACATAGTGCAGTTCGTGCCCTACCGCCGCTTCCAGAAT GCCCCTCGGGAGACACTGGCACAGACTGTGCTCGCAGAAATACCCACACAACTGGTCTCCTACTTCAAGGCCCAAGGTTGGGCCCCATTCAAGCCACTTCCACCCCCAGCCAAGAGCCCTGCACAGGCTCCTCAGGCCTAG
- the CPNE1 gene encoding copine-1 isoform X2, which translates to MAHCVTLVQLSISCDHLIDKDIGSKSDPLCVLLQDVGGGSWAELGRTERVRNCSSPEFSKTLQLEYHFETVQKLRFGIYDIDNKTPELGDDDFLGGAECSLGQIVSSHIITLPLMLKPGKPAGRGTITVSAQEMKDNRIVTMEVEARNLDKKDFLGKSDPFLEFFCQGDGKWHLAYRSEVIKNNLNPTWKRFSVPLQHFCGGDPSTPIQVRCSDYDSDGSHDLIGTFYTSLAQLQAVPAEFECIHPEKQQKKKSYKNSGTVCVKICQVETQYSFLDYVMGGCQINFTVGIDFTGSNGDPSSPDSLHYLSPTGVNEYLTALWSVGSVIQDYDSDKLFPAFGFGAQVPPDWQVSHEFALNFNPSNPYCPGIQGIVDAYRQALPQVRLYGPTNFAPIINHVARLATQAAHQRTASQYLVLLLLTDGAVTDVEATREAVVRASYLPMSVIIMGVGGADFEAMEQLDADDGPLRARSGEAAARDIVQFVPYRRFQNAPRETLAQTVLAEIPTQLVSYFKAQGWAPFKPLPPPAKSPAQAPQA; encoded by the exons CTTGGCCGAACTGAGCGAGTACGGAACTGCTCGAGCCCCGAGTTCTCCAAGACCCTGCAGCTTGAGTACCACTTTGAAACAGTCCAGAAGCTCCGATTTGGCATTTATGACATAGACAACAAGACACCTGAGCTGGGGGATGATGACTTCCTAGGAGGGGCTGAGTGTTCCCTAGGACAG ATTGTGTCCAGCCATATAATAACTCTACCCTTGATGCTGAAGCCTGGAAAACCTGCTGGGCGGGGGACCATCACG GTATCTGCTCAAGAGATGAAGGATAATCGTATAGTGACCATGGAGGTGGAGGCCAGAAACCTAGATAAGAAG GACTTCCTGGGGAAATCGGACCCGTTCTTGGAGTTCTTCTGTCAGGGTGATGGGAAATGGCACCTGGCATACAGATCTGAG GTAATCAAGAACAACTTGAACCCTACATGGAAGCGCTTCTCTGTTCCCCTTCAGCATTTCTGTGGGGGAGACCCCAGCACACCCATCCAG gtgcGATGCTCAGACTATGACAGTGATGGTTCACATGATCTCATTGGTACCTTCTACACCAGCTTGGCCCAGCTGCAAGCAGTTCCG GCTGAGTTTGAATGTATCCACCCTgagaaacagcagaaaaagaaaagctacaagAACTCTGGGACTGTTTGTGTCAAGATTTGCCAG GTAGAAACACAGTATTCATTCCTGGACTATGTGATGGGAGGCTGTCAAATCAACTTCACT GTAGGCATTGACTTCACGGGCTCCAATGGAGATCCTTCCTCCCCGGACTCCCTGCACTACCTGAGCCCAACAGGGGTCAACGAGTACCTGACAGCACTGTGGAGTGTGGGCAGTGTGATTCAGGACTATGACTC GGACAAGCTATTCCCAGCATTTGGATTTGGGGCCCAGGTACCCCCCGATTGGCAG GTCTCCCATGAATTTGCCTTGAACTTCAACCCCAGTAACCCCTACTGCCCAG GCATCCAGGGCATTGTGGATGCTTACCGCCAGGCCCTGCCCCAAGTTCGCCTCTATGGCCCCACCAACTTTGCACCCATCATCAACCATGTGGCCAGGTTGGCAACCCAGGCTGCACATCAGAGGACTGCCTCG CAATACTTGGTGCTGTTGCTGCTGACTGACGGCGCTGTGACAGATGTGGAGGCTACACGTGAGGCTGTGGTGCGTGCCTCCTACCTGCCCATGTCAGTGATCATCATGGGTGTGGGTGGTGCTGACTTCGAGGCCATGGAGCAGCTGGATGCTGATGATGGGCCCCTGCGTGCACGCTCCGGGGAGGCAGCTGCCCGTGACATAGTGCAGTTCGTGCCCTACCGCCGCTTCCAGAAT GCCCCTCGGGAGACACTGGCACAGACTGTGCTCGCAGAAATACCCACACAACTGGTCTCCTACTTCAAGGCCCAAGGTTGGGCCCCATTCAAGCCACTTCCACCCCCAGCCAAGAGCCCTGCACAGGCTCCTCAGGCCTAG